The Pseudomonas graminis region CGACCAGCCTCACCTTCCTTCTTCAACTGCTCCAGCTGTGGGCTGACTGCGGTCATGAGCTGCATGATGATCGATGCCGAGATATACGGCATGATCCCCAGTGCAAAGATGCTCATGCGCTCCAGCGCACCGCCGGAAAACATGTTGAACAAGCTAAGAATGGTCCCCTCATTCTGTCGAAACAGGTCCGCCAGTCGGTCAGGGTTGATACCCGGAACTGGAATATGCGCACCGATCCGATAGACGATAATCGCCAGGAACAGGAAACGCAGACGAGCCCAGAGTTCGGACAACCCGCCGCTTTTGCCTAGCGCTGAGAGAGCACCTTGCTTAGCCATTTATTCCTCGAACTTGCCGCCAGCTGCTTCGATAGCCGCACGCGCACCTTTGGTGGCTGCGATACCTTTGAGGGTGACTGCGCGAGTAACCTCACCGGACAGCATGATTTTCACACGCTGCACGTTTTGGTTGATCACGTTGGCATCCTTCAGGGACTGCACAGTGACGACGCCTTCTACTTTAGCCAGCTCGGAGGTGCGAACTTCAGCACGATCCATAGCTTTCAAAGAGACGAAGCCGAACTTAGGCAGACGACGATGCAACGGCTGTTGGCCGCCTTCGAAGCCCGGAGCAATGGTGCCACCGGAGCGGGAGGTCTGACCTTTGTGGCCACGGCCACCGGTCTTACCCAAACCGCTACCGATACCACGGCCCGGACGATGCTTTTCGCGACGGGAACCCGGCGCTGGACTCAGATCATTGAGTTTCATCGATTAACCCTCGACGCGCAGCATGTAGTAAGCCTTGTTGATCATCCCACGGTTTTCCGGGGTATCAACGACTTCTACAGTGTGACCGATGCGACGCAGACCCAAACCCTTAACGCACAATTTGTGGTTAGGGATGCGGCCGGTCATGCTTTTGATCAGCGTTACTTTAACGGTAGCCATGATCAGAAGATCTCCTGGACGTTCAGGCCGCGTTTAGCAGCGATGGACTCAGGGGACTGCATGGTTTTCAAACCCTTGAACGTTGCGTGAACAACGTTGACCGGGTTAGTCGAACCGTAGCACTTGGCCAGAACGTTGTGGACGCCAGCAACTTCGAGGACGGCGCGCATTGCACCGCCAGCGATGATGCCAGTACCTTCCGACGCAGGCTGCATGTAAACCTTCGAAGCCCCATGAGCGGACTTGATGGCGTACTGCAGCGTAGTGCCGTTCAGATCAACCTGGATCATGTTGCGGCGAGCAGCTTCCATTGCCTTCTGGATCGCGGCAGGCACTTCACGTGACTTGCCACGGCCGAAGCCAACGCGCCCTTTACCATCACCAACCACGGTCAACGCGGTGAAGGTGAAGATACGGCCGCCTTTAACGGTTTTTGCTACGCGATTAACTTGTACCAGCTTCTCGATGTAGCCTTCGTCGCGTTTTTGGTCGTTATTTGACATAACTTAGAACTCCAGCCCGCCTTCACGAGCAGCATCAGCCAGCGCCTTAACGCGACCGTGGTACTTGAAGCCAGAACGATCAAAAGCCACTTGCGATACACCGGCGGCTTTCGCACGCTCAGCGATCAGCTGGCCAAC contains the following coding sequences:
- the rplO gene encoding 50S ribosomal protein L15, producing MKLNDLSPAPGSRREKHRPGRGIGSGLGKTGGRGHKGQTSRSGGTIAPGFEGGQQPLHRRLPKFGFVSLKAMDRAEVRTSELAKVEGVVTVQSLKDANVINQNVQRVKIMLSGEVTRAVTLKGIAATKGARAAIEAAGGKFEE
- the rpmD gene encoding 50S ribosomal protein L30 translates to MATVKVTLIKSMTGRIPNHKLCVKGLGLRRIGHTVEVVDTPENRGMINKAYYMLRVEG
- the rpsE gene encoding 30S ribosomal protein S5 produces the protein MSNNDQKRDEGYIEKLVQVNRVAKTVKGGRIFTFTALTVVGDGKGRVGFGRGKSREVPAAIQKAMEAARRNMIQVDLNGTTLQYAIKSAHGASKVYMQPASEGTGIIAGGAMRAVLEVAGVHNVLAKCYGSTNPVNVVHATFKGLKTMQSPESIAAKRGLNVQEIF